The Deltaproteobacteria bacterium PRO3 genome segment CCACGCGGTTGCGGCGCAGCTGGCGCTTGCGCTTGCGCGGCTTGTTGGTGAGGATGTGGCGCTTGTTCTGCTGCCCCCCCATCACCTTGCCGGTGGCGGTGACTTTGAATCGCTTCTTGGCTCCACGTTTCGATTTCAGCTTGGGCATAGTGTTTCCTATTCGGTTTTGGCCTGGGGCGCTTCCTTCGGAGCGCTCGTCGGCGGAGGGCTCTTCGGTTTCGCGGGCTCGTGTTTCTTTGCGGCCTTGGCGGCCATTAAAATCATCGTCATCTGCCGCCCTTCCATTTTGGGCGGCACCTCCACGACGGCCTTGTCCTGGAGCATGCCCAGGATCGTCTCCATCACCTTTTTGCCGCCTTCTCGGTAGCTCATCTCGCGGCCGCGGAACACGACGGTCGCCTTGACCTTGTGCCCCTCCTCGAGGAAACGCTCCATGTTGCGGACCTTGAAGCCGAGATCGTGCTCGTCGGTCACGGGCCGGAATTTCACTTCCTTCACCAGCACCACCACTTGGTGCTTCTTGGCCTCTTTTTGCTTTTTGGTCAGCTCGTACTTGTACTTCCCGTAGTCCATGATCTTGCACACGGGCGGATTGGCGTTGGGCGAGATCTCGACCAAGTCGAGACCCTGATCCTCGGCCATTTGGATCGCCTTGGAGGCGATGTAGACTCCGAGCTGCTTGCCTTCGGCATCGATCAACCGCACCTCGGGGGCGCGGATGCGTCGGTTGACGCGGACTTCTTTGCTAATAAGAGTAACCTCCGTTTAATGTGCAGGGAAACCTTGCGATCGCCCTCCGCTGCGGGGCGAACACAAGGTTCGCCCCTACAACCTTGTTTCGATCTCTTTCTGGAGCAAGTCCAGATACGCTTCGAACTTCATCGCGCCCTTGTCGCCCTCGCGGCGGCTGCGCAGGCTGACCTCGCCCGCGGCCTGCTCGTTCTTGCCCACCACCAGCATGTGGGGGATCTTGGCCAGCTGGGCCTCGCGGATCTTGTGGCCGATCTTCTCTTTGCGATAGTCGGCCTCGGCGCGAATCCCACGTTCTTTCAGGGATTGCAAGAGCCCGGCCACGTAGTCGTTCTGCTGGTCGGTGATCGGCAGCAGGATGGCCTGCACCGGCGCCAGCC includes the following:
- the rpmI gene encoding 50S ribosomal protein L35 — encoded protein: MPKLKSKRGAKKRFKVTATGKVMGGQQNKRHILTNKPRKRKRQLRRNRVVNAVEQKRLRIALLA
- a CDS encoding translation initiation factor IF-3, which gives rise to MSKEVRVNRRIRAPEVRLIDAEGKQLGVYIASKAIQMAEDQGLDLVEISPNANPPVCKIMDYGKYKYELTKKQKEAKKHQVVVLVKEVKFRPVTDEHDLGFKVRNMERFLEEGHKVKATVVFRGREMSYREGGKKVMETILGMLQDKAVVEVPPKMEGRQMTMILMAAKAAKKHEPAKPKSPPPTSAPKEAPQAKTE